The following are from one region of the Stanieria sp. NIES-3757 genome:
- a CDS encoding CMP/dCMP deaminase zinc-binding protein — MNTNSIVNWEWFSQLDYQTYLLHRQWMQQALYLAQQAGKQGDIPVGAIIIDSQGNPIAQAANRKERNQDPTAHAEVLALRTAAKVKQNWYLNDCTLYVTLEPCPMCIGAIIQARIKLLVYGIDDPKTGAVRTVVNLPDSACSNHRLKVLAGIRESDCRQQLQNWFARRRS; from the coding sequence ATGAATACCAACTCTATAGTTAACTGGGAATGGTTCTCTCAATTAGACTACCAAACTTATCTTCTCCATCGACAATGGATGCAACAGGCTCTTTATTTAGCTCAACAAGCAGGAAAACAAGGAGACATACCCGTTGGAGCAATTATCATTGATAGCCAAGGAAATCCAATTGCTCAAGCAGCTAACCGCAAAGAAAGAAACCAAGATCCTACTGCTCATGCTGAAGTTCTTGCCTTACGTACTGCTGCTAAGGTTAAACAAAATTGGTATCTTAATGATTGCACTCTCTACGTTACCCTAGAACCTTGTCCTATGTGTATCGGAGCGATTATTCAAGCCAGAATTAAATTACTTGTGTATGGTATTGATGACCCCAAGACTGGTGCGGTGCGTACTGTAGTTAACCTTCCTGATAGTGCTTGTTCTAATCATCGATTAAAAGTTCTAGCTGGCATTCGAGAATCTGATTGTCGTCAGCAGTTACAAAATTGGTTTGCTAGGCGAAGAAGCTAA